A genomic region of Xanthomonas campestris pv. phormiicola contains the following coding sequences:
- a CDS encoding class I SAM-dependent methyltransferase, giving the protein MDKQYDADYFQRWYRRDDIGGNARLARKVALAVAQAEYYLERPIRSVLDIGCGEGAWRAPLLKLRPKLRYLGFDSSEYAVARYGRHRNLRPARFGDFAWLRPCAPVDLLVCSDVLHYVPNRELRQGLPGLAELCGGVAFLETFAVEDAFDGDHAGFQPRPARWYRRQFGALGLRPVGSHCWLSPALAGDAAALETIGLVPH; this is encoded by the coding sequence ATGGACAAACAGTACGACGCCGACTATTTCCAGCGCTGGTATCGCCGCGACGATATCGGCGGCAACGCGCGCCTGGCGCGCAAGGTCGCCCTCGCCGTCGCCCAGGCCGAGTACTACCTGGAACGGCCGATCCGCAGCGTGCTCGACATCGGCTGCGGCGAAGGCGCCTGGCGCGCGCCGCTGCTGAAGCTGCGGCCGAAACTGCGCTATCTGGGCTTCGACAGCAGCGAGTACGCGGTGGCGCGCTACGGCCGCCACCGCAATCTGCGCCCGGCGCGGTTCGGCGATTTCGCCTGGCTGCGGCCGTGCGCGCCGGTGGACTTGCTGGTGTGCTCGGACGTGCTGCACTACGTCCCCAACCGCGAATTGCGCCAGGGCCTGCCGGGCCTGGCCGAGCTGTGCGGCGGGGTCGCGTTCCTGGAGACCTTCGCCGTGGAGGACGCCTTCGACGGCGACCATGCCGGCTTCCAGCCGCGTCCGGCGCGCTGGTACCGGCGCCAGTTTGGTGCGCTCGGACTGCGCCCGGTCGGCAGTCATTGCTGGCTGTCGCCAGCGCTGGCGGGGGATGCGGCGGCGCTGGAAACGATTGGTCTGGTGCCCCATTAA
- a CDS encoding sensor domain-containing protein: protein MSSEQRQARPLPATIPDYLAQLRTALAGADPALVQDALYDAEEYLRAELAEQAGKSEAEVIAEVAGSYGAPEEVAAIYRDTEVTVNRALKPPAPPRRKSLLGRFFGVAADPRAYGALFYMLLALVTGIFYFTWVVAGVSVSLGMLVLIIGVPLLVLFFGSVRLLSLVEGRIVEVLLGERMPRRPLYSAPEQPWLRRIAQMFTDARTWTTMLYFLLMLPLGIFYFSVFITLLSTGLAFAAAPLGFFLPHQFNAMFVDWNVTESAPWLLPLWSALGIVLLFATLHLARAVGKLHGMLAKHLLVHSAAQ, encoded by the coding sequence ATGAGCAGCGAACAACGCCAGGCGCGGCCGTTGCCGGCCACCATTCCCGACTATCTGGCGCAATTGCGCACGGCGCTGGCCGGCGCCGACCCGGCGCTGGTCCAGGATGCGCTGTACGACGCGGAGGAATACCTGCGCGCCGAGCTGGCCGAGCAGGCCGGCAAGAGCGAGGCCGAGGTCATCGCCGAGGTCGCCGGCAGCTACGGCGCGCCGGAGGAGGTGGCCGCGATCTATCGCGACACCGAGGTCACGGTGAACCGCGCGCTGAAGCCGCCGGCGCCACCCAGGCGCAAGTCGCTGCTCGGCCGCTTCTTCGGCGTGGCCGCCGATCCGCGCGCCTACGGTGCGTTGTTCTACATGCTGCTGGCGCTGGTCACCGGCATCTTCTACTTCACCTGGGTGGTCGCCGGGGTCAGCGTCTCGCTGGGCATGCTGGTGCTGATCATCGGCGTGCCGTTGCTGGTGCTGTTCTTCGGTTCGGTGCGGCTGCTGTCGCTGGTGGAAGGGCGTATCGTCGAGGTCTTGCTGGGCGAGCGCATGCCGCGGCGCCCACTGTACAGCGCACCGGAGCAGCCATGGTTGCGACGCATCGCACAGATGTTCACCGACGCGCGGACCTGGACCACGATGCTGTATTTCCTGTTGATGCTGCCGCTGGGGATCTTCTACTTCAGTGTGTTCATCACCCTGCTGAGTACCGGATTGGCGTTCGCGGCGGCACCGCTGGGATTTTTCCTCCCGCACCAGTTCAACGCGATGTTCGTCGACTGGAACGTCACCGAAAGCGCGCCGTGGCTGCTGCCGCTGTGGAGTGCGCTGGGCATCGTGCTGCTGTTCGCCACGCTGCACCTGGCGCGCGCCGTCGGCAAGTTGCACGGCATGCTGGCCAAGCACCTGTTGGTGCACAGCGCGGCGCAATGA
- a CDS encoding DMT family transporter, whose protein sequence is MNAAHPASGDPADVLPVPAVRDWRTPLELLFLGIVWGCSFLFMRVAAPQFGAYALVELRLALGATVLLPFLWMARARFPLRRWPTLAAIGLLNSALPFLLFAWGAQHAPAAIGAICNAMTVLFTALIAFLFFGEKIGVRRAVALLIGFVGIVVLATGKSAGLSVGPAAFAGATASLLYGIGYSLVKRHMSDLPPAASAASTLGCSAVLLAPLAWTHWPAAPVPAVAWACAGALGVVCTGLAFLMYYRLIQRIGPARASTVTYLVPVFGALLSWSILGEPLTWSMLLAGALILGSVAFSQRAR, encoded by the coding sequence GTGAATGCAGCCCATCCCGCGTCCGGCGATCCAGCCGACGTCCTTCCGGTACCCGCGGTGCGCGACTGGCGCACGCCCCTGGAGCTGCTGTTCCTGGGCATCGTCTGGGGCTGCTCGTTCCTGTTCATGCGCGTGGCGGCGCCGCAGTTCGGCGCCTATGCGCTGGTGGAACTGCGCCTGGCGCTGGGGGCGACGGTGCTGCTGCCGTTCCTATGGATGGCGCGTGCGCGCTTTCCGCTGCGGCGCTGGCCGACGCTGGCGGCGATCGGGCTGCTCAACTCGGCGTTGCCGTTCCTGCTGTTCGCCTGGGGCGCGCAGCATGCGCCGGCGGCGATCGGCGCGATCTGCAACGCGATGACCGTGCTGTTCACCGCGCTGATTGCGTTCCTGTTCTTCGGCGAGAAGATCGGCGTGCGCCGCGCGGTGGCGCTGCTGATCGGCTTCGTCGGCATCGTGGTCCTGGCCACCGGCAAGTCGGCCGGGCTGAGCGTGGGGCCGGCGGCGTTCGCCGGCGCCACCGCCTCGCTGCTGTACGGCATCGGCTACAGCCTGGTGAAGCGCCATATGAGCGACCTGCCGCCGGCGGCGTCGGCCGCCTCCACGCTGGGCTGCAGCGCAGTGCTGCTGGCGCCGCTGGCATGGACGCATTGGCCGGCCGCGCCGGTGCCGGCGGTGGCCTGGGCCTGCGCCGGCGCGCTGGGCGTGGTCTGCACCGGCCTCGCCTTCCTGATGTACTACCGGCTGATCCAGCGCATCGGCCCGGCGCGCGCGTCCACGGTGACCTACCTGGTCCCGGTGTTCGGCGCGCTGCTGTCCTGGTCGATCCTCGGCGAGCCGTTGACCTGGAGCATGCTGCTGGCCGGCGCGCTGATCCTGGGCAGCGTCGCCTTCAGCCAGCGCGCGCGTTGA
- a CDS encoding LysR substrate-binding domain-containing protein has protein sequence MQLRPALLPALGVFAAAARHQNFAHAAEELHLTASAVSHHVRKLEALLGATLFQRHARGVKLTAEGRQLADAASAALADIAAVAGNLHPQADTAPLRITTLRSLSYCWLLPRLPRFCQAHPHVRLDIQTDAAFSRFEDGGPELGIRYGQGAWPGLTSHHLMDDALFPVASPALPQLATLRRPEQIAQLPLLTDMSPQGWRDWFRAAAVRGVELPPMHTFNDSTDAMRAAVYGVGAVLARKHIAQPYLQRYELVRLPGPALKARYSYYIVHPGHRLPSPAASQFIDWLKREALDERTPMPALPAELLGLPPRAG, from the coding sequence ATGCAACTGCGCCCTGCCCTGCTGCCCGCGCTCGGCGTGTTCGCCGCCGCGGCGCGCCACCAGAACTTCGCCCATGCCGCGGAGGAACTGCACCTCACCGCCAGCGCGGTCAGCCACCACGTGCGCAAGCTGGAAGCGCTGCTCGGCGCGACGCTGTTCCAGCGCCACGCGCGTGGGGTCAAGCTGACCGCCGAGGGCCGGCAACTGGCCGATGCGGCCAGCGCGGCGCTGGCCGACATCGCCGCGGTGGCCGGCAACCTGCACCCGCAGGCCGATACCGCGCCGCTGCGCATCACCACGCTGCGCTCGCTGTCCTACTGCTGGCTGCTGCCGCGGCTGCCGCGCTTCTGCCAGGCGCATCCGCACGTGCGCCTGGACATCCAGACCGACGCGGCGTTCTCGCGCTTCGAGGACGGCGGCCCCGAGTTGGGCATCCGCTACGGCCAGGGTGCGTGGCCGGGACTGACCTCGCACCACCTGATGGACGACGCACTGTTCCCGGTGGCCTCGCCGGCGCTGCCGCAACTGGCCACGCTGCGCCGCCCCGAGCAGATCGCGCAGCTGCCGCTGCTCACCGACATGTCGCCGCAGGGCTGGCGCGACTGGTTCCGCGCCGCCGCGGTGCGCGGCGTGGAGCTGCCGCCGATGCACACCTTCAACGACAGCACCGATGCGATGCGCGCGGCGGTGTACGGCGTCGGCGCCGTGCTGGCGCGCAAGCACATCGCCCAGCCCTACCTGCAGCGCTACGAACTGGTGCGGCTGCCCGGCCCGGCGCTGAAGGCGCGTTATTCCTACTACATCGTGCATCCCGGCCACCGCCTGCCCAGCCCGGCGGCCAGCCAGTTCATCGACTGGCTCAAGCGCGAGGCGCTGGACGAACGCACGCCCATGCCGGCGCTGCCGGCGGAACTGCTCGGGTTGCCGCCGAGGGCGGGTTAG
- a CDS encoding VOC family protein produces MAFFDCAGTRLLLTQQAAASTADSILYFRVDDILGAYERLASRGVAFINVPHMVHRHGGGTEEWMAFFKDSEGRPLALMAQVAP; encoded by the coding sequence ATGGCGTTCTTCGACTGCGCCGGCACGCGACTGCTGTTGACCCAGCAGGCCGCCGCGTCCACGGCCGATTCCATCCTCTACTTCCGCGTCGACGACATCCTGGGCGCATACGAACGGCTGGCGTCGCGCGGCGTCGCGTTCATCAACGTCCCGCACATGGTCCATCGCCATGGCGGCGGGACGGAAGAGTGGATGGCGTTCTTCAAGGACTCCGAAGGACGGCCGCTGGCCCTCATGGCCCAGGTCGCGCCCTAG
- a CDS encoding DUF2867 domain-containing protein: MSTAPLRETAAAQAGFPSVRLASYSGGLPVEVTLIAQLGAGAGDPLIAQACVRQRAHPSFHDALDEPSARLADTDFANGESTALFSFAVGANGHPFHRHAGHRMFTAITGSGGAQLRFCTASMAQLEQDPQHFLAALRHVDLPADCLFTVRFGGGTWHQFAPLRANAAHPAFFALSCHSDEAGGDLSADVRARVMAGTADIATLTELLPEAVRALLASPPAQALQVPTVRLSLSASPGSRRLAWCADLRARSGRLRQALGRWRHPPGFVALAPRLAAVRARPQPVPGSLLWDELQAHDHQDSVRLRLEAHQLRQRGAHALMVALLEGFLQRRPLGVTWLMRIRNTLVAPLRLRTSPLGCPVSSLLSPQRERLFAGRFPVLGQAHAAHDRRAQVLLGADDRHLAFRSCVGVDVAEDGSVELSLDTRVACRNWFGRLYMALIARGHRHYIAPAMLRAAAEALLAPVYAETTVDHAVLGSAASQPR, from the coding sequence ATGTCCACCGCCCCGCTCCGCGAAACCGCTGCCGCACAGGCAGGTTTTCCCTCCGTGCGCCTGGCCTCGTACAGCGGCGGACTGCCGGTGGAAGTGACCCTGATCGCGCAGCTCGGCGCCGGCGCCGGTGATCCGCTGATCGCCCAGGCCTGCGTGCGCCAGCGCGCGCACCCCAGCTTCCACGATGCGCTGGACGAACCGTCGGCACGGCTGGCCGACACCGATTTTGCCAATGGCGAATCGACCGCGCTGTTCTCCTTCGCGGTCGGCGCGAACGGGCATCCCTTCCATCGCCACGCCGGGCACCGCATGTTCACCGCGATCACCGGCAGCGGCGGCGCGCAGCTGCGCTTCTGCACCGCATCGATGGCGCAGCTCGAGCAGGACCCGCAGCATTTCCTGGCCGCATTGCGCCACGTCGACCTGCCGGCCGACTGCCTGTTCACCGTGCGCTTCGGCGGCGGCACCTGGCACCAGTTCGCGCCGCTGCGCGCGAACGCAGCGCACCCGGCGTTCTTCGCGCTGTCCTGCCACAGCGACGAGGCCGGCGGCGACCTGAGCGCGGACGTGCGCGCACGGGTCATGGCCGGCACCGCCGACATCGCCACGCTGACCGAATTGCTGCCGGAGGCGGTGCGCGCACTGCTGGCGTCGCCGCCGGCGCAGGCGCTGCAGGTGCCGACCGTGCGCCTGTCGCTGTCCGCCTCGCCCGGCAGCCGGCGCCTGGCCTGGTGCGCGGACCTGCGCGCGCGCAGCGGGCGCCTGCGCCAGGCGCTGGGCAGGTGGCGGCATCCGCCCGGCTTCGTCGCGCTGGCGCCGCGCCTGGCAGCGGTGCGCGCGCGGCCGCAGCCGGTGCCCGGCTCGCTGCTGTGGGACGAACTGCAGGCGCACGACCACCAGGACAGCGTGCGCCTGCGGCTCGAGGCGCATCAGCTGCGCCAGCGCGGCGCGCACGCGCTGATGGTGGCGCTGCTGGAAGGTTTCCTGCAGCGTCGGCCGCTCGGCGTGACCTGGCTGATGCGGATCCGCAACACGCTGGTCGCGCCGCTGCGGCTGCGCACCTCGCCGCTCGGGTGTCCGGTGTCCTCGCTGCTGTCGCCGCAGCGCGAGCGCCTGTTCGCCGGCCGCTTCCCGGTGCTGGGCCAAGCGCACGCCGCGCACGACCGGCGCGCGCAGGTGCTGCTCGGCGCCGACGACCGGCACCTGGCGTTCCGCAGCTGCGTGGGCGTGGACGTCGCCGAGGACGGCAGCGTCGAACTGAGCCTGGACACGCGCGTGGCCTGCCGCAACTGGTTCGGCCGCCTGTACATGGCGCTGATCGCGCGCGGCCATCGCCACTACATCGCCCCGGCGATGCTGCGCGCGGCGGCCGAGGCGCTGCTGGCGCCGGTGTACGCCGAGACCACGGTGGATCACGCCGTTCTCGGCAGCGCCGCGTCGCAACCGCGCTGA
- a CDS encoding DUF4349 domain-containing protein — protein sequence MLALAACSRHSAEGAAVAPAAAPAAAPTIDGRAAMLAYEHEVKVQLPAAQIQARLKQAQDSCLNGRFGACNVLSLQQSGGDYPRAALSVRIVPAGVEPMIAQAGNGGEIGSRSTHAEDLAQAVQDNAALQQRLQAEQRRLQEFQQRRDLSVADMISLSAKLAELDTQLLAASQEAAQQRRRIQTQRLTLQFAAFDGERSRSEIGAAFADTGAIFASATAWAIRAIAALTPFVLLGVVLWWLVAWLRRRRRRV from the coding sequence ATGCTGGCGCTCGCCGCCTGCTCCAGGCACAGCGCCGAAGGCGCGGCCGTGGCGCCCGCCGCCGCGCCGGCCGCTGCACCGACCATCGATGGCCGCGCGGCGATGCTGGCCTACGAGCACGAGGTGAAGGTGCAACTGCCGGCGGCGCAGATCCAGGCGCGGCTCAAGCAGGCCCAGGACAGCTGCCTCAACGGACGCTTCGGCGCCTGCAACGTGCTGTCGCTGCAGCAAAGCGGCGGTGATTATCCGCGGGCCGCACTGAGCGTGCGCATCGTGCCCGCCGGGGTGGAGCCGATGATCGCGCAGGCCGGCAATGGCGGCGAGATCGGCAGCCGCAGCACCCATGCCGAGGACCTGGCGCAGGCGGTGCAGGACAACGCCGCGTTGCAGCAGCGCCTGCAGGCCGAACAGCGCCGCCTGCAGGAATTCCAGCAGCGCCGCGACCTCAGCGTCGCCGACATGATCAGCCTGTCGGCGAAGCTGGCCGAACTCGATACGCAATTGCTGGCCGCCAGCCAGGAGGCGGCGCAGCAGCGCCGGCGCATCCAGACGCAGCGCTTGACCCTGCAGTTCGCCGCGTTCGATGGCGAGCGCAGCCGCAGCGAGATCGGCGCAGCCTTCGCCGACACGGGCGCGATCTTCGCCTCCGCCACCGCCTGGGCGATCCGTGCGATCGCGGCGCTGACCCCGTTCGTGCTGCTCGGCGTGGTGCTGTGGTGGCTGGTCGCCTGGCTGCGTCGGCGACGCAGGCGCGTCTAG
- a CDS encoding peptidylprolyl isomerase yields the protein MPLRPTLLALALSLSAGAALAAPPTATPYRSPQQILDASKPSDWRTLDPANTLYLELDSGRVVIELAPAFAPQHVGNIRTLAHEHFWDGLSIYRSQDNFVVQFGDPDGEEPDKAKSLGSAKRHLPAEFQRDAKGLAFQALPDRDGWAPQVGFVDGFPAARDPKDGKAWLAHCYGTLGAGRNNDEDSSIGAELYVVTGQSPRQLDRNITVVGRVVKGMELLSVMPRGPDPMGFYAKPEQRTPIRAIELASDLPEAERTPLQLLRTDTQTFRDVAEARRNRKDAFYKRPAGHIDLCNVPLPVRTPPQ from the coding sequence ATGCCCTTGCGCCCCACCCTGCTCGCCCTCGCGCTGTCGCTGTCTGCCGGCGCCGCGCTGGCGGCGCCGCCGACGGCCACGCCGTACCGCAGTCCGCAGCAGATCCTGGACGCCTCCAAGCCCAGCGACTGGCGCACGCTGGACCCGGCCAACACGCTGTACCTGGAGCTGGACAGCGGCCGCGTGGTCATCGAGCTGGCGCCGGCGTTCGCGCCGCAGCACGTCGGCAATATCCGCACCCTGGCCCACGAGCACTTCTGGGACGGCCTGAGCATCTACCGCTCGCAGGACAATTTCGTGGTGCAGTTCGGCGATCCCGACGGCGAGGAGCCGGACAAGGCCAAGTCGCTGGGCTCGGCCAAGCGGCACCTGCCTGCCGAGTTCCAGCGCGACGCCAAGGGCCTGGCATTCCAGGCGCTGCCCGACCGCGACGGCTGGGCACCGCAGGTGGGCTTCGTCGACGGCTTCCCGGCCGCGCGCGACCCCAAGGACGGCAAGGCGTGGCTGGCGCACTGCTACGGCACCCTCGGCGCCGGCCGCAACAACGACGAGGACAGCAGCATCGGTGCCGAACTGTACGTGGTCACCGGGCAATCGCCGCGGCAGCTGGACCGCAACATCACCGTGGTCGGGCGCGTGGTCAAGGGCATGGAGCTGCTCAGCGTGATGCCGCGCGGACCGGACCCGATGGGCTTCTACGCCAAGCCCGAACAGCGCACCCCGATCCGCGCGATCGAGCTCGCCAGCGACCTGCCCGAGGCCGAACGCACTCCGCTGCAGCTGCTGCGCACCGACACGCAGACCTTCCGCGACGTGGCCGAAGCGCGGCGCAACCGCAAGGACGCGTTCTACAAGCGCCCGGCCGGGCACATCGACCTGTGCAACGTGCCGCTGCCGGTGCGCACGCCGCCGCAGTAG
- a CDS encoding aldehyde-activating protein has product MNDTGSCHCGGSAFELEIEAPIAEVNCSLCRRRGGLLWFGARAVLTLRSAPQALGTYRFNRQHIDHHHCPDCGIAPFSEGAHPKTGEATVAVNVRCLPQLDLGALQVHTVDGASL; this is encoded by the coding sequence ATGAACGATACGGGCAGCTGCCATTGCGGGGGTAGCGCATTCGAATTGGAAATCGAGGCGCCGATCGCCGAGGTCAACTGTTCGTTGTGCCGCCGCCGCGGCGGATTGCTGTGGTTCGGCGCGCGCGCGGTGCTGACGCTGCGCAGCGCGCCGCAGGCCTTGGGCACGTATCGGTTCAATCGCCAGCACATCGACCATCACCATTGCCCGGACTGCGGCATCGCGCCGTTCAGCGAAGGCGCCCATCCCAAGACCGGCGAGGCGACGGTGGCGGTCAACGTGCGCTGCCTGCCGCAGCTGGACCTGGGCGCGCTGCAGGTGCATACCGTCGACGGAGCCAGCCTGTGA
- a CDS encoding PadR family transcriptional regulator, whose translation MVEPDAQLKKFQKELSAGTVSLALLAVLAEAKEPLYGYLIAKRLEKVGEGVLSGKQSALYPVLRNLEAAGLLSSHVEPSVAGPPRRYYRITDPGHATLQQWAAAWRATRDSVDSVLKGISE comes from the coding sequence ATGGTCGAGCCGGATGCACAGCTGAAGAAGTTCCAGAAGGAGCTGAGCGCGGGCACGGTATCGCTCGCGCTGCTGGCGGTGCTGGCCGAGGCCAAGGAACCCCTGTACGGCTACCTGATCGCCAAGCGCCTGGAAAAAGTGGGCGAGGGCGTGCTCAGCGGCAAGCAGAGCGCGCTGTATCCGGTGTTGCGCAATCTGGAAGCGGCCGGCCTGCTGTCCAGCCATGTCGAACCGTCGGTGGCCGGGCCGCCACGGCGCTACTACCGCATTACCGACCCCGGCCACGCCACCTTGCAGCAGTGGGCAGCGGCGTGGCGCGCCACCCGCGATTCCGTCGATTCCGTCCTGAAGGGGATTTCAGAATGA
- the phaZ gene encoding polyhydroxyalkanoate depolymerase yields the protein MLYQWHELTRNLLAPWVHQAAANAKIFSDANSLWATLPGAERLAASNELLHRLGKDYEKPAWALDHVEVDGHPLPIVEQEVLRKPFCRLLRFKRFSDDAKVVAGLKQQPAVLVVAPLSGHHATLLRDTVRTLLRDHKVYVTDWIDARMVPQSDGDFGLDDYVNYVQDFIRHIGADKLHVISVCQPTVPVLAAVSLMAGRGEATPRSLVMMGGPIDARRSPTQVNNLATRNPLSWFEHNVIHTVPQTYPGHGRAVYPGFLQHTGFLAMNPSRHFMSHWDFYANLVKGDLQDAEAHRRFYDEYNAVLDMPATYYLDTIRVVFQEFLLPRGEWVIGGERVDPAAIRDTALLSIEGELDDISGLGQTAAAQDLCTGIAAQRRQHLEVEGAGHYGIFSGRRWRDIVYPQVRAFIAANATTTAQAPSGNVTPLKRRGSRKAG from the coding sequence ATGCTCTACCAGTGGCACGAACTGACCCGCAACCTGCTCGCCCCCTGGGTCCACCAGGCCGCGGCCAACGCCAAGATCTTCTCCGACGCCAATAGCCTGTGGGCCACGCTCCCGGGCGCCGAGCGCCTGGCCGCCAGCAACGAACTGCTGCACCGGCTCGGCAAGGACTACGAGAAGCCGGCCTGGGCGCTGGACCATGTCGAGGTCGACGGCCACCCGCTGCCGATCGTCGAGCAGGAAGTGCTGCGCAAGCCGTTCTGCCGCCTGCTGCGCTTCAAGCGCTTCAGCGACGACGCCAAGGTCGTGGCCGGGCTCAAGCAGCAGCCTGCCGTGCTGGTGGTGGCGCCGCTGTCCGGGCACCACGCCACCCTGCTGCGCGATACCGTGCGCACCCTGCTGCGCGACCACAAGGTCTACGTCACCGACTGGATCGACGCGCGCATGGTGCCGCAGAGCGACGGCGACTTCGGCCTGGACGACTACGTCAACTACGTGCAGGACTTCATCCGCCACATCGGCGCCGACAAGCTGCACGTGATCAGCGTGTGCCAGCCGACCGTGCCGGTGCTGGCCGCGGTGTCGCTGATGGCCGGACGCGGCGAAGCCACGCCGCGCTCGCTGGTGATGATGGGCGGGCCGATCGACGCGCGCCGCAGCCCGACCCAGGTCAACAACCTGGCCACGCGCAATCCGCTGTCCTGGTTCGAGCACAACGTCATCCACACCGTGCCGCAGACGTATCCCGGGCACGGCCGCGCGGTGTATCCGGGCTTCCTGCAGCACACCGGGTTCCTGGCGATGAACCCCAGCCGGCACTTCATGTCGCACTGGGATTTCTACGCCAACCTGGTCAAGGGCGACCTGCAGGACGCCGAGGCGCACCGCCGTTTCTACGACGAGTACAACGCGGTGCTGGACATGCCCGCGACCTACTACCTGGACACGATCCGGGTGGTGTTCCAGGAGTTCCTGCTGCCGCGCGGGGAATGGGTGATCGGCGGCGAGCGGGTGGATCCGGCGGCGATCCGCGACACCGCCCTGCTCAGCATCGAAGGCGAACTGGACGACATCTCCGGCCTGGGCCAGACCGCCGCCGCGCAGGACCTGTGCACCGGCATCGCCGCGCAGCGCCGCCAGCATCTGGAAGTGGAAGGCGCCGGCCACTACGGCATCTTCAGCGGCCGCCGCTGGCGCGACATCGTCTATCCGCAGGTGCGCGCGTTCATCGCCGCCAACGCGACCACCACGGCGCAGGCGCCGAGCGGCAACGTCACCCCGCTCAAGCGCCGCGGCAGCCGCAAGGCCGGCTGA
- a CDS encoding metalloregulator ArsR/SmtB family transcription factor — translation MSIDRVFEALASRPRREILAYLSAQELTAGQIGQRFAMSAPAISRHLSVLEAAGLVSSERRGQFVVYRLTPDNLVNTLSGFAFEVCPSAGPLKREARKLAKKNA, via the coding sequence ATGTCCATCGACCGCGTCTTCGAAGCCCTCGCCTCCCGCCCGCGCCGCGAGATCCTGGCCTACCTGTCGGCGCAGGAACTCACCGCCGGGCAGATCGGGCAGCGCTTCGCGATGAGCGCGCCGGCGATCTCGCGGCACCTGTCGGTGCTGGAAGCGGCCGGGCTGGTGTCGAGCGAGCGCCGCGGCCAGTTCGTGGTGTACCGGCTGACCCCCGACAACCTGGTCAATACGCTCAGCGGCTTCGCCTTCGAGGTCTGCCCCAGCGCCGGCCCGCTCAAGCGCGAAGCGCGCAAGCTGGCGAAGAAGAACGCCTGA
- a CDS encoding LuxR C-terminal-related transcriptional regulator, translating to MAKKRPRGRPAHDDVLTPAEWRLAHAVQHGLSNRRIAAGKGVSLDAVKFHMANILAKLGLPDRKALGQWFRAPRASALDSGKETTTVEARSLGKIGQICRSVDDIDAAARW from the coding sequence ATGGCCAAGAAGCGACCAAGGGGACGGCCGGCGCACGACGACGTCCTCACGCCGGCCGAGTGGCGCCTCGCGCATGCGGTGCAGCATGGCCTCAGCAACCGCCGGATTGCGGCGGGAAAAGGCGTCAGCCTGGACGCGGTCAAGTTCCACATGGCCAATATCCTGGCCAAGCTCGGCCTGCCCGATCGCAAGGCGCTTGGACAATGGTTTCGTGCACCGCGCGCAAGCGCCCTGGACAGCGGCAAGGAGACAACGACGGTGGAAGCGCGATCGCTCGGAAAAATCGGTCAGATCTGCAGGTCCGTCGACGACATCGACGCGGCGGCGCGCTGGTAG
- a CDS encoding DinB family protein: MTASLLASQFAYKAWANAELLQALAQIDAAAYPAPRQRAIRLLNHTYVVDRIFAAHLDGGTHAFTASNTPETPALEALHAAVAESDRWYAGYVVQLDATALQQSRAFRFTDGDAGTMTREEMLFHVLAHGAYHRGNIAMLLSDCGVEQPRELFTRFLHAREPERRGTAPA; the protein is encoded by the coding sequence ATGACCGCTTCCCTGCTCGCATCGCAATTCGCCTACAAGGCCTGGGCCAACGCCGAACTGCTGCAGGCGCTGGCGCAGATCGACGCGGCCGCGTATCCGGCGCCACGGCAGCGCGCGATCCGGCTGTTGAACCACACCTACGTCGTGGACCGGATCTTCGCCGCGCACCTGGACGGCGGCACGCATGCGTTCACGGCCAGCAACACGCCGGAGACGCCGGCGCTGGAGGCATTGCACGCGGCCGTCGCCGAATCCGACCGGTGGTATGCCGGCTACGTCGTCCAGCTCGATGCGACCGCATTGCAACAGTCGCGCGCATTCCGCTTCACCGACGGCGATGCCGGCACGATGACGCGCGAGGAAATGCTGTTTCACGTGCTGGCGCACGGCGCCTATCACCGCGGCAACATCGCCATGCTGCTGAGCGACTGCGGGGTGGAACAGCCACGCGAGCTGTTCACCCGCTTCCTGCACGCGCGCGAACCCGAGCGCCGCGGCACAGCGCCGGCGTAG